In the Nitratiruptor sp. YY09-18 genome, TTGATCTTTTCTACCACCATAGTGAATTGTAAACGTATTTGGCGAACTACCAAAAATATTTGTACCATTAAACTCTGTATCAGAAAAGATTTTTCCAATTGCATCTACAAGCTTGTTAATATCTTGCTGCAATGCTTCCCTACTATCACTGTCAGTCGTATTTGCCGCTTGGATCGTTTTTGATTTTACATCATTGAGAATATTATAGACCTCAGTCAAGCTTCCTTGTGCAATCTGTGCAATACTCACTCCATCTTGCGCATTTCTTGTACCTTGATCAAGTGATACAGCGTAAGTTTTGAGCTGATCAGCAATGAAGAGTCCAGCTGCATCATCAGCAGCACGATTGATTCTATGACCTGTTGCAAGTCTTTCAAGATTTTTGTTAACCTGCGCTTCAGTCTTGAGCAAATTCGCATGTGTGAAGTCAGACTGGAAGTTGTAGTTGATTTTGAGTGCCATTTTCTGCCTCCTGATTTTTTTTACACTTCTAGTATCGGAGGCAAAAATTATTTTTTTAGTAAATGACGGATTTTTTCTGACTCTTTTTGATAACCTCCTTCATCTATTGCAACAAGTAGATTTTGTAATCCTGCGCTATTTTTGCACATTTGTACAACATCCATAAAATATCTTATAGCTTCTGAATAGTTTTGCTCATGTATTGCAACTACACCCAATATTTCTTTTGCCTTGCAAGAATGTGGATTGCTATGCAACAAATTCATTGCCATTTTTTTAGCTTTCTCCCACTCTTTTTTTTCTAGATAAATATGTAATTTTTTTATTAAAAATATTTCATTGTGAAATATCTTTATTAACTTATCCAGAAATTTTTCATACTTTTCATTTTTATATTTTTCATAAAGAGACAAAAGAAGCAATCCAAAAAAGAGTGTCTTCTCTTTTTTCCATTTTTGCCAAATTACAGGTATATCCTCATCTGTAAAAAGTTCAAAACAACGATTTTGTGACATTTGGTAAAAATCATTGATTTTATCAATTATAGCGGTGTTTTTCTGGATATGTAAAGTGCCAAGAACTTTAGCAGCTTTTAAAAAATATTTTTTGGCCAATTCTTTTTTCTTTGTTTTATACAACAGCTGAATATAGATAACAATTAAATCAGGTATTTTTTCAAAATAATCTTGAGAATTTTGAAGGAGTTCTAAAGCTTGTTGAAATTTACCACTTTGCATATAAATAAGCGTAATATAATAGAGTCCATAGATTTTCATAAACTCAAGTGAATCCTCCGTAACTTCATCTTTCATAACCAAAAACTTTGCAATAAATTTTTGAGCCTCTTTTGATAAAGAGGGATCAAAATGGGTCAATATTGCATAGGATTGCAAAATATAAAAAAGTCTATCAAATCGCTTATTTTTATCTTTTATTGTTACTATATCATGTAACAGTAGTTCCAAATTTCTCAATGCTTTTTGCTTTTGTACATTCTCATCTTGGTATCCAAAATGATTTACATAAACTGGTAATAAAAGCGACATTTTTGTATTAAGCTGTTCATGAATTTTTCCAGTCCAAAAAATCTCTGATACATTACGATGGATAAAAGCTTGGGTAGAGACAGCCTTCACTACACCATCAAATCCAAAATTTTTAATATGAACTCCTACAACTTTAATCTCTTCTTTATTCTTACTTCTCTCCCAATGGAGTAAAAATTTCTGAAACTTCTCAAACTCTTTGTCTTCGAGCTCGAAGTCCGCATCAAAGTGCCATATCCACTCGCCTTCACATTTACTTATCGCATAATTTCTTGCATCCGCAAAACCGTTCCACTCCTTTTCATACACCTTGCAACCATACTCTTTGGCTATCTCTATACTTCGATCCGTTGATCCGGTATCGACAACTATAATCTCATCAAATTTTCCTTGCAAGCTTTTTAAAAGCCTTGGAAGATTCTCCTCCTCGTTTTTCATAATTAGTGCGGCTGATATTTTCATGACCAGTACTTTTGTATAAATTCATTTTTATTCCCTTCATAGCTATTTGCTATGGTTTGTATTCTCCTCTCTATCGCCTTGGTATCGATACCAAATCTCTTGGCAATTTCTTGGCTTTCAGATTTCAAAGGATTTAAAAGATATGCAGCTCTTGCATAATTTTTTGCTTGCTGGAGATCTTCACTCTTTAGAGCCAACACATAATAAAAAAGCCAAAAATTCTCAAATCCTCTCAATGATACATCATCTATAGTTTCTCGCATAAGAAGTTTTTTGATTTTTTGATATCTTTTAAGCATTTTTTTTAGCTTTTCATTCTCTTTCACATATTCCATTGCGTATGTGGCGATAGCTATGTTGTCACACTGCAAAGCTTGAAAAAATTTCTCTCTTGCAATATCCTCAGATTGGGGAATATGCTCAAATCCATAGTAAAGTGCATTGAGTCCATCAAAATATATTAAAAGACTAGAAGATAGCTTTTGTTTCATCTTCTTTATATCATCAAGATGATAATAGATCTCCTCAAACCCATAGCGATCCAAATTTATCCTCATAGCCAAAGATTCATAACTTCTATCAGCCTTGTGGATCTCTGTTACTCCGGAATTGGTCGCCTCATCGACTCTATACCATACTACAATCTCTTCAAGGTGTTTGAACAGAGCACTCTTCGCTGTTCGTATCCAAAACTCAAAATCCTGGGCTCGATCAAATCTCTCGTCATATCCATCATATTTTTTATATAGCGTTTTTTTTACCATCGATCCTGGATTTGGGATGGCAGATCCTAGGCTCGAAAACAATCTTTGAAGCAACGTAGCTGAATTTTGATAATAATCGTGAGGCTTTAGCAAATGATTTTCTTCACCAAACATTTGAAGATTACCATAAATAATATCAGGCATGGGCTCTACATCATTCAACAAATCGACATATCTTTGCAATATATTTGGCATCAATCTATCATCATCATCAAGCCATAAAATATACTCCCCTCTGGCTTCTTCTATACATTTATTGCGTGTATAGGGTCTTCCTCTATTTTTCTCATTAGCAAAAAAGCGGATTTTTGGACTATGAAATTCCTCAACTATCTCTTGGGTATTTTCTTCCGATCCATCATCCACTACGACAATTTCATACT is a window encoding:
- a CDS encoding glycosyltransferase family 2 protein, whose amino-acid sequence is MKISAALIMKNEEENLPRLLKSLQGKFDEIIVVDTGSTDRSIEIAKEYGCKVYEKEWNGFADARNYAISKCEGEWIWHFDADFELEDKEFEKFQKFLLHWERSKNKEEIKVVGVHIKNFGFDGVVKAVSTQAFIHRNVSEIFWTGKIHEQLNTKMSLLLPVYVNHFGYQDENVQKQKALRNLELLLHDIVTIKDKNKRFDRLFYILQSYAILTHFDPSLSKEAQKFIAKFLVMKDEVTEDSLEFMKIYGLYYITLIYMQSGKFQQALELLQNSQDYFEKIPDLIVIYIQLLYKTKKKELAKKYFLKAAKVLGTLHIQKNTAIIDKINDFYQMSQNRCFELFTDEDIPVIWQKWKKEKTLFFGLLLLSLYEKYKNEKYEKFLDKLIKIFHNEIFLIKKLHIYLEKKEWEKAKKMAMNLLHSNPHSCKAKEILGVVAIHEQNYSEAIRYFMDVVQMCKNSAGLQNLLVAIDEGGYQKESEKIRHLLKK
- a CDS encoding flagellin — translated: MALKINYNFQSDFTHANLLKTEAQVNKNLERLATGHRINRAADDAAGLFIADQLKTYAVSLDQGTRNAQDGVSIAQIAQGSLTEVYNILNDVKSKTIQAANTTDSDSREALQQDINKLVDAIGKIFSDTEFNGTNIFGSSPNTFTIHYGGRKDQHLTITSATATAKAGADGSSPSTVTVGKTGYKIDVTTTDNANTSIETVDNLIKAIDNQAANFGSAQIELEKIISNNETARVNTSDAEGRIRNVDFAKEMAEFTKNNILMQSGTAMLAQANQQSQLVLQLLR
- a CDS encoding glycosyltransferase; translation: MEHQLEDFEQILAFIDLHYPLNRLGGWAASADFMKIVYREILKKIQTNEELLIVECGSGVSTVLMAYLLKKYSPHSKIISLDHSYDYLKKTKNELKLHNLLDIVVPLYAPLKYYVIDEDEWLWYDISQLHIDTSIDILLVDGPPMDTQPLARYPALPLLRKFMGDKTLILLDDASREEERKIVQKWLRDDYNLRSEYYETQKGTAKLYFKKNSYEPLITIAIATYNRKKLLREALQSVLDQNYEQYEIVVVDDGSEENTQEIVEEFHSPKIRFFANEKNRGRPYTRNKCIEEARGEYILWLDDDDRLMPNILQRYVDLLNDVEPMPDIIYGNLQMFGEENHLLKPHDYYQNSATLLQRLFSSLGSAIPNPGSMVKKTLYKKYDGYDERFDRAQDFEFWIRTAKSALFKHLEEIVVWYRVDEATNSGVTEIHKADRSYESLAMRINLDRYGFEEIYYHLDDIKKMKQKLSSSLLIYFDGLNALYYGFEHIPQSEDIAREKFFQALQCDNIAIATYAMEYVKENEKLKKMLKRYQKIKKLLMRETIDDVSLRGFENFWLFYYVLALKSEDLQQAKNYARAAYLLNPLKSESQEIAKRFGIDTKAIERRIQTIANSYEGNKNEFIQKYWS